The DNA sequence ACTGGCGAGCGGCAGCCTGCCCTTGCTCTATCGATAATTCCTTTCCGAGGGTGCCCTGATAAATTAACTCACCATTGACCCGGCAGTCGTTTCCCGAAGAGTAAAGTAAGTTACCGGTCTGTTTAAGCGGAACATAGGAAAACTTAGGTGCCGCTGGCTCACTAAGTGAAATACCCAGCTCGATTAAGCGCTCTTCAATATTCATAATGCTTCCCTGGTAGTTTATTTAAGTAAATGTAATGCCAGCGACGTATATATTTGTGCCGCCTGGTGCAGCTCTTCAATTTTTACATACTCATCTTTGACGTGCGCCTGCGCTAAATCCCCTGGCCCAAGAATAATGGTCGGGATCTGGCAGCCCACGGAGAAAAAAGGCGCTTCGCAGGTTGCGTCAAAAATCGTTTTTTTCGCCGCGCCGGTTAATGCGTCCACGGCCTGGAAAGCAGCCTCCACCAGCGGATGCGACTCTTCAATCGCCGACGCCGGAATAAACAGATAATTATCCAGCGAATAATCCTGCTGCGGCTTCAGACCCGATTCGGCAAGGGCTATCTGCAAACTATCGTTGATTTCATTACGCCTTTCTTCCGGTAGCACCCGGCGGTCAATTTCAATAACGCATGACTGCGGGACGATATTCGGCGCGCTGCCGCCGTTAATTGTGGTCACCAGCATGGAAGCATTTCCCAGCAGCGGATGATGCTTTTGTTTAACCCGGCGGCACTCCTCAAGCAGTCCCGGAAGCAGTACCGCCATTTTGTTGATGGCGCTATCCGGATTGCGGGTTTTCGCCGCATGTCCGGCGGTACCGTGAGTTGTCAAACGGGTACGGCTAACTCCTTTGTGGGCGACGCAAATCTCCAGCGACGTCGG is a window from the Klebsiella oxytoca genome containing:
- a CDS encoding M20 family metallopeptidase, translated to MIDIKLTADERQELVTLLCSLIQFPSENPPGNEKAVALFIADVLRGEGIEVDIQEAVADRPNVIARLKGQQPGKRLILNGHSDVVPCGSGWSVDPFAAVIDGERIIGRGAADMKSGVAAMMYAAILIKRRRYAFSGEIVLLFNVDEERINLGMEHFVAQGVEADYAIIGEPTSLEICVAHKGVSRTRLTTHGTAGHAAKTRNPDSAINKMAVLLPGLLEECRRVKQKHHPLLGNASMLVTTINGGSAPNIVPQSCVIEIDRRVLPEERRNEINDSLQIALAESGLKPQQDYSLDNYLFIPASAIEESHPLVEAAFQAVDALTGAAKKTIFDATCEAPFFSVGCQIPTIILGPGDLAQAHVKDEYVKIEELHQAAQIYTSLALHLLK